The Mobula birostris isolate sMobBir1 chromosome 1, sMobBir1.hap1, whole genome shotgun sequence sequence aataaacgaggactgagtgtcctcataatctaatctaaatctaattaAAACCATACACAGTATTCCAGACAAGAACTCACAAACACCCTGTACAATTACAACCAAACTCCAcaccctttgtaataaaggccaaaacaccattcgccttcttcacaacttgATGGGCCTGCCTGCTAACTTTGTGTGAATCATGCACTAGAATGTTTAGTGTTCTCGGTGTAATCCAAATCCATGGGAGTTGTCCACAGGATAATTCCCATTGCCCCTGAAATATCACTGCTGCTAGTAATAAATGTGTCTATCTGACAGAGTGAGGTTAAAATCATACCTCTCCAGATGTGGATACGCCAAGACCCCAGACTTGCAGAATACTTTTGCTTTTGAACTCCAATGCCTACCTGTTCACCATAGCTTGCGGATTCACTGGGAAATAGCTTATCATTGTCCCATGCACTGAAGTACAGTGAAGAGATTTTCACTGTGAAATGTGTTTTCTGCTTTACCACTTCCTCCACTGATGGCCAATGGAGATTGCATGGTTCAACACAGAGTGGCCTTGACTTACCTCATCATCATCCATTAGATGTTGCTGGGCAAACTCGTGCATCTGAAGCTGAAATTTGGTCTGTTTGTAATATCGCAAAGCTTCCTGGAAATTAACCACAGTTAAAGATCATTTAAGAGCTGGTATATTTGTTCAATGGCTAAATATCCATGCATTGATCAATCCCAACAGCAGTCACCACACTCCCGAAATAATTCATTGATATTGTGATGGGACATTACATCACTGTGTTAAAGCACATCCTATGGTGTACATAAAGATGCACAATACTATTtctccccaccttctccctcttGTTTATCAATCACTACCATCCTTCTCCACTCACCCTTCCAAATCTCCTCCCACATTCAGTCTCCTCTCTAGGCCTGACCTATGCTCTCCTCTCTGAAATCCCACCATCACAGCAACGAATGGTTTTGTAACTTGTTTCCAAACACAAACAGATTGCATGGCCATGTGCGTTCTGTACCTGCAGACCATGTGCTGATTTTCAAAAGAAATCGCTAGCTCCTAAGAGTATATATCGGCTTGAGTCAAAGTTTCATCATGTCGGGGAGATTCGGACTGATACATCAACAGGGTGCAGACTGCAGTTGAATGACTATCCTCTTTAAGGTTGACTCCTTTGGTTAGATATTGTGTCCATTTATGGCCTCTGCAGCTGGTAATGATGGGGCTTGAAACAGTGGGTGAAGGATAGACACTAACTGAGTGTGGACCACCAGCACTGGGACATAACACGCCAGGAAAAAAGCTTAAATGCTGTTTACTAGATGAGGACAACTTGTTTCATTGTTGTTGGGGATAGAGATATCCTCAGGTCTGGACTTGGTCAGAGAGCAGTGGGCACTGGAACGGGTGGTAAATGATAGGGACACacaaggagctcagcaggtcaggcagcatccatgcagtgaaatgcacagTCCACGTTTTGGTTCAAGGCCCTTCACTTGGATTGCATGAGCTGCTCATTCATCTCAGGTGAGATCTGGTCCCGACTCACCCAAGGAACTAGGGATTGAACAGCAGTTACTGGGGCCAAAGTGATCTCTTGGAGGAACTCCCCTCATCCAGTGGAGCTGACGAAGAAGTTCCCTTCCAATTTCCTGGTACTCTGCTGATTCCCTGGCTTTCCCAGATGAAGGCTCAGTTGCCAGGTGAGACGCCCGAGACACAAGGTGGTGTGGGAGAACCCTAGTGCCCGGTTTTGTTTTACTCAGCTACCGAATGGCAGAGACAAGAATGCGAGCTCTGAAGGGCAGTGGCAGGAATGGAAGCTGTGAAAGCTAGGACGAGGTGGCAGCTGTGAAAGTTAGGATGAGGTAGAAGCTGTGAAAGCTAGGATGAGGTAGAAGCTGTGAAAGTTAGGATGAGGTAGAAGCTGTGAAAGCTAGGATGAGGTAGAAGCTGTGAAAGTTAGGATGAGGTAGAAGCTGTGAAAGCTAGGATGAGGTAGAAGCTGTGAAAGTTAGGATGAGGTAGAAGCTGTGAAAGTTAGGATGGAGTAGAAGCTGTGAAAGTTAGGATGAGGTAGAAGCTGTGAAAGTTAGGATGAGGTAGAAGCTGTGAAAGTTAGGATGGAGTAGAAGCTGTGAAAGTTAGGATGAGGTAGAAGCTGTGAAAGTTAGGATGAGGTAGAAGCTGTGAAAGTTAGGATGGAGTAGAAGCTGTGAAAGTTAGGATGGAGTAGAAGCTGTGAAAGTTAGGATGAGGTAGAAGCTGTGAAAGTTAGGATGGAGTAGAAGCTGTGAAAGTTAGGACAGGGTAGAAGCTGTGAAGTGCAGGGAGGGGAGCTgttgaagggaagggttagaggaGCTGTTGTTGGACAGGGAAGGCAATTCTGTGGTTTGACTGAGTGGGTGCTGGGAGTCTCTGCCCAACACTTCTATATCCATAAACTAACAAAAAAATTCCATCCCTTTTAATTCTTACCCTATCCCcgcgcacccccaccccccccaaaccCACCCGCCAAATTCCCCACAGAACCCTCTGGTTACGTACTGGCCTCGGTGCAAAATCTTCATCGGTCAAGCCCCACTTCTCCTTGTGGTACTGGTAGTAAACCAAATTCTGCTTCATCACCGAATCTTCTGGATCAAACAATAGGTAGGTTGCCACACACGGGGCTGCATTCTTCATGTTGTTGACTGCAAGATATCAGTAGGGAAAAAAAAGCCAAGGTAACGTTTCCACAAGAGGGACTGCAGGGTTATCATTGTTCCTATGCCACACCCAGTCATAATCTACTTGTACTTTCCAAGGAAGACACATCAGTATGTAACCAACATACTAGCTCCAACAGACTTTTTGGAGCATTGGGCCCAATCCTTGAGTAAACTGTGGTCGGGTTAGCATTTAATGCTGGGAGCGTGAAATCTGGGATAGTGCTGTTGCAAACAACTGAACATCTGCCTTATACGTTAGAAGTTAATTGGCATCACCCAAAGGGCAGGTAATCACTTCTCTCCCAGCAAGAGTTGGTCACTGATTTCCCAATGGGCAGATGGGCACTCATCTATCGATCATCCATCTCCCAAAGACTCTTTCGGTCAGTAGCAGGATGCACACTCAGTAAGTTAACTGTGTGCGAAGAATTGAGGCATTTCATGCATGCATAGATCTAAAACTGAGTCTCATCGCTTCCCACATCCCAGAGCTACAGGAAGTTTGTACCTGAGAAATCCCAGAATGTTACTGAAAGATGTGATCATTCTGTTTGTCCCCCTCCCATCAACTTTCTCTGGTTTTGTTCAAGGCAGCCCTTCCACTGTTACTTAATTATCCTTCTACAAGCTCATTACAGACTGACTGCCCTGCAGCATGGGATCGAGAGAAAGTTTGCAGTTCACTATTTTTTAAAATCAGTACGGCCCCTCAAACCCAGTTTACTCACGTTTATAATAAGCAAACTGCAAGTAGTGGTACATTGTAGCCAGAAATTTCTCCACAAGAAAGCCTCCAACAACAGGGGTTAAATCAGGTTCACACCTCACCTTGCACTGCAGAACCTCAGCGTAATGATCTGGAAGCAGAAAAGGTCTCTTTACTTGGTAATATTATCCCGGCACAAACCACCATAAGACAGTCGTACCCACCACCTCAACTACAAAACATCACAAGATGTAAATGAATTAACATAGCTATGAATGGGATTATTCTGCCTTTAATTTAAAAAGTGTTGATAATTAAAGACCCTTTACCAATTTAATACCAAATATCGGTGTCATTAACTGCCTGGCCAAATTAAAAGCAATAGGAGCTATGCTTTAGCTTATCAACTCCTTAAAAAAACAATTGATCATGGAATGATgagggaagcaggagctggaaagaaaagtgggaagggaggaagggggagagggacaggaaaggaaataGTTTCTGTATAATTCTTCCTTAATTATATCGCCCAACAAGAACAAAACTTTTAGAAAATATGCACAAACCTGCTATGGATGGATAGAAATCTTTAAACTCTCTCACTTCCCGAGAGCTCTCGCAGGTAGCAATACACTCATCAAAAGCCTTGAGGAAGTCAGGAATGGCCAACTCCATTTCAGTAACAGACACTGGGTAGTTCTCTGCATTATAGGCTTTCACTGCTCGAAGGAAGAGAGTCTGAAATTCCACAACAGCCCTAGTCAGTACTGTCTGTTTGTAAAGAAATGTTTGAAGTTGTAGAGGGCAGAAGGAGTGAAAAGAATAGGATGAATGTCTGTAATAGCACGGAGACCAAGGACGTCTAGATGACACTGTGCTTTCAGAGCTGCCTTGTTAACAGGTGACGGAGGGGATCATAAACAAATGAACATGCAGGAGAGGATTCTGTAAAAGGCACAATAGTAGTTGCTTGAATGTGAAACAAAAGAGAAAGCTAGAAAatctcagcagaccagacagcaatagtgcagagagaaacaaaattaatattaAAGGTCAATGTCCTTGAATCTGACACAAATAGGAAAGACTGGTTATCTGAAGTTGCTGAATTCACTGTTGAGTCCCCAGAGCTGCAATATGCCCAGACGGAAGGTGAGATACTGGAAGTCACGCTTACAGTGGGATTTGTTGGAGACTGTAGAAGTCATAATGACAGTAATGAAAAGTTTAAATGACTAACAACTGCATCATCTGTCCAGATTGCATGGAGATGTTCTGCAGACAGGATGTAGAGacttacaacacggaaacaggacCTTTGCCCCAACTCTTCCATGCCAaccaatatgtctatccaagcTAGACCTGTTTGCcagcatttgacccatatccctctaaacttttcctatccatgtgcctgtccaagtgtCCTTTTAAATGTTGATATTGTACTTGCCTCCACTTCTTTGGACAGCCTGTTCCATCCAGTGaagcccctcaggtcccttttaaatatgCCCCTCTCATCTTAAGCCTATGACATCTAGATAATGGGAAAAAGATGAGGtccactcatgattttatatacaccTATAAAGTCTCCCCTCAGTTTTCTGTGCCATGAGGAATCAAGTCCTAGCTTGTCCAACCTTCCCCTGGATCCCAGGGCCTCAAGCCCTGGCCATCTCTGGGCTaatggtcctgatgcagggccACCCAAAATGATGGCTGCCCCTATCCTCctgcctctgcagatgctgctagaactattgagttcttccagctcaacgatgctgcctggcctgctgcgttccaccagcattttgtctgtgttgcttgagttcttccagctgtttgtttcactctagattccaacatctgcagcccCTTGTGTCTCCACAGGTACTGAGGTGTAATTTCAGCATAATTAAAATCAGCTCAAAAGACTGACAATCCCTTGCTGCACCCTGGAAGATAGATTAAGACTaaacaggcagtttaaatggtttggcgtgGACTAgaatggctgaagggcctgtttctgtgctgtactttggtagaaggaaggcTTTTCATAAAGATTGAGGCTGAAACAacattcagtctcctgtatcaacGTCCATTCACAGCCCACCCCACAAGCCAAACCCACATCAATCTTTTTCAGCACTTGCATTCATCTGCCACCTTTGTGGTTAGACGATCATCACCAACATGGATTGGCTGAGCGTGGCGAGGCAGCGAGACTTTACTGGATCAATGAGGTCTGTAACCCATACTTTGATAAAACCACAGGATAGGCTCCATCAACTGTCTCTACAGGTGCATCATCTCATGTTGCTGAACCTTTTTAATAAGCCCTGATTGTGACTGTTCTACTGTTGTCTTGGCTGGTCTCACACTGTCAATAAATCTGGAGCCCTGCAGTGTGGGTGGACACAGAACAGGCACACCGTACCACCAGTCAGTGGTTTCACTGGATGTCTACACCCAGCCACTGGTTTCTCCACTCACACTGGGTCCACTGGATCTCTGCACCCAGCCACTGGTTTCTCCATTTACAGTGGGTTCACACAAACTGGGTCCACTGGATCTCTGCATCATCAGTCACTGGTTTCTCCACTCACAGTGGTTTCGCTGGATCTCAACCCAGTCACTGGTTTCTCCACTCAAACTGGGTCCACTGGATCTCTGCATTATCAGTCACTGGCTTCTCCACTCAAACAGGGTTCATTGGATTTCTATACCATCAGACACTCGTTTCTCCACTCACACTAGGTTCTCTGaatctctgcactctccctcactttcagagattaagggagctagggctttactctttggagagaaggaggatgagaggagacatgatagaggtgtacaagataataagaggaatagatagagtggatagccagcgcctcttccccagggcatcactgctcaatacaagaggacatggctttaaggtaaggggtgggaagttcaagggggatattagaggaaggttttttactcagagagtggttggtgcgtggaatgcactgcctgagtggaggcagatacactagtgaagtttaagagactactagacaggtatatggaggaatctaaggtgggggcttatatgggaggcagggtttgagggtccgcacaacattgtgggccgaagggcctgtactgtgctgtactattctatgttctatgttctacttatCTTTCTACTCATACATACCATTTTAGTGACTATCTTTGCTCTGTTCCTCCACTCAGTTCAGACACACGGGAAAGCAACAGTGACTGTGTGGGATTTGCAGCAAAGTAAAAGTTAAAATATGTGCTAACCGAATAGAGCAGACACTTTGTACAGCCTTTTACTATGTGAAAGCTCACTGAGGCAACAGTCAAGATGATAAGCTGTCAGAGACAGTGTGCAGTCACCCAGGCTGAACAGGACATTTTAAAGAACTTTTGTGCAGCCTTTCTGTTCAAGCCTGGGAACCAAAGTCACTGAGTATACCAAGACAAGGTAAAGATGCAAGCCAAGGATTCTAGGGCATCACTTACCATTGGACCACTATTTTATTACTACTCAAATATCGTCCTTTAATGCATGGATTTAATTGGTGAAGAATGACTGAAATATCCATTATGTTTGGCAATTAAATATAGAAATGATGGGATTCAGAAGTGCACAGAGTTTCTATTGGAtcattatatgtataaaactgGTCAATTTCTGTATAAAACTGGCATTTCTTTGTTCAGCTTTCAGAGTAGTGTGATGAAaggggccatgctgttctccttgtgcacaagtaaatgaAGTGTGTTTGAGGAATGAGTGCAAGCTGTCAAGAGTTCAGTTAATCAGCACCAACGGCTGGAAGAGGTCCCAGCCAGGGGcattctcatgccttccactCACCTCATAGCTTTtcacttccagatcattaatgaacTCATCAGAGCCAGGTAAACTGCTGTAATAAGCCATGTTCTGCTGCATCATTGTATCATCAGGGTGCTTCTGGAGGAAGGTATGTGCTGCTGAGATGGCCTTGGGAATGTTATTGACCTGATACAAAAGGACAAACAGCTCCATTAGGCTGCAATATAATCAGTCAGAAACTAACACCAAAGTGGAAAGAACATTCTAATAAGCTGACGTTTCCTTGATGAGATCTGGACAGAGCCTTTGTCAGAATTCAAACACCCTGACTCTTCCTCAATGCATCATGTGCAGATCTTCTATTGGTATAATGCTCCACATGACCTGGTGCCTCAGCAGACACATCAATAATGTATATACTGTACCCCTCTATCTACCTGCCTGATCTTAAGCTGTTTTGTGAGTTGGGTTGTGTTGGAGAGAGGATCTTCCTATTAGGTATCTAAGTTTAGAGGAGATTTGCTATTGGAGTCCATCAGTATGACTGTCATTGCCTGTCTGTTAGAATGAATGCAAAGTGAAAGAAGGGAACTGTTTTATTGTTCCCTCGGACATAATGTGCTTCTATAGAAATGGAAATATTAGCGGAGGACAGAAGATGTAAATGGGTTGAATGGTCACCataatcagccactactttatgaTCTTCTCAACATCTATTCCCACATATTAATGAATTACTGTGGAGGCAgtaggaagtattccaaacttccTTTCAGAGAGTAAAAGTAGCAACCTACAGGGTCTGGAGATAACTGAAAAAGAGAGATCCCCAACTTTTCACAGGGGTAACCTGAATTCATCCCAGGAAGCACACATTGCAACAGGAAATGCCAGGTGTAGCCGTAGGTCACTGAGCACAGCCTCCCTCCACATTCACACGCTGCAAATCACTTTGCTTCAATTTCCACCAAAGAAAAATTACAGCGCGACTAGCTGAAGGAAATGAAAACCCTAAGTTAGATGGTAAATGACACTTTCTGAAGCGACGATTCAAATGTGGGACTGAGAAACAGAATATTGCAGTAGCTTCCAGTATCATCTTTGCTATGGTTTTTAAACCACCAGCCCCAGGACACTACTTGTGATAGCATTCACAGTAGGCAGCAAGTATGAAAACAGCCACAGAAGCAGCCTAGCTGAATAATTTAGGCATCTAAGTAAATGATAGGGATCAAATTGACTGAGCTGAGGAGAAGGACTAAAAGAGATGAGTGCTTATACAGAGCCAACCAGCCTATATCTCAGAGCACCAATTATGAAAATAAGTTCCTCTTATCTGTTGTTTTGAGAGCAAGAAACTACTGGGTGGCCTGTAattgtctgcagaaggacaaatCCTTTTTTTCCTCAATTGTTTGGCTAACGCTCGAATCCCAACACTGGGATAGTAAGGAGAGACAAACGTGCGCTGAGGATTATCTAATAGATGAGATGCACCCAGTAGATCATAGAAGCTAGGGAATAGTGCTAAGTCTTGGAACATATCTGCATTATGAAATAGGAGGTATTGGTGGATCTAGAACAACTGGGGAAGCGTGCCAAGGAATAGCAAACGGAATTTACCTCAGACAAacgtgaggtgttgtactttggtaaGTTAAACTGAGGCAAGACATTCACAGAAAATGGCAGGACCCTGGAAAGTGCTATAGAACAGAAAGCTCAGAAGTACTGATACAAAATTCTATGAAAAGGatgacacaggtagataggatggtgaagaaggcatttggcatgctgTCCTTCATTGGTCAGTGTAATGGGTACAAGTGTCGGGACGTCATGTTTCAGCTGTACAAGACTTTAGagagaccatacttggaatattgtgcacaaATCTGGTCACCTAGCTAGAGAAAATATGTCATTAAGTATGTTATTAAGCAGAAAAGATTTAGAAGGGTATTAGTGGAACTGAGTGCTTGAGTTATAAGAAGATACTGGACAAGAT is a genomic window containing:
- the crtap gene encoding cartilage-associated protein, whose protein sequence is MRPDAIFTLLLVCCGAGLAQYEKYSFRSFPRDELMPLESAYRHALDQYTAENWQECVEFLEMSLRLHRLLRDSEAFCNLNCSTVRSQEPSHFGRFTELHLFSNIMSRAQCLRRCKQGLPAFRQSQPSRETLEEFEKREVYKFLQFAYFKVNNIPKAISAAHTFLQKHPDDTMMQQNMAYYSSLPGSDEFINDLEVKSYETLFLRAVKAYNAENYPVSVTEMELAIPDFLKAFDECIATCESSREVREFKDFYPSIADHYAEVLQCKVRCEPDLTPVVGGFLVEKFLATMYHYLQFAYYKLNNMKNAAPCVATYLLFDPEDSVMKQNLVYYQYHKEKWGLTDEDFAPRPEALRYYKQTKFQLQMHEFAQQHLMDDDEGEVLEYMDDLLEAPDS